In a genomic window of Lepisosteus oculatus isolate fLepOcu1 chromosome 5, fLepOcu1.hap2, whole genome shotgun sequence:
- the LOC102689856 gene encoding angiomotin-like protein 1 isoform X1, giving the protein MDPGDNWIPEDVARWLAHIGIHHCSSSLRDNEMEHLGNQFAVDQIGSPGYHSLHSPLGILDDFVYCYPERTTYTNNHEPSSLTAEFLTRGERESGEEPHFSLCPAPSSLSPPECEMRGSEDVASGTVLQRLMQEHLWYGGHQSDNVSLLAMQQQQPPLQLPSQAQPPQQPQQQHQHQATGSTSLSPSNVTSTFSSTENLLQEDPQMVHQSARQEPQGQEHQVDNTSMEKQGTRPLQPQQNNEELPTYEEAKAQSQFFRGQPQQSSIGSGYYVPSGAAPTSSAAATQKARTEGRATVNRSGTGQPHNDEALKLLKEGHVRSLSERIMQMSLERNGAKQHQQGSGSSSLPSQSTASKGFKSGGGVSAPSSSQPPSGKGGDPRGPPPEYPYKTKQALSPTSKPLDTGHFFSDQHSGAMLDLPKMYPAPQSMKTEVTFVRYQPPPEYCTRQFQPSLGSPASQQHSPMSSQASSQSGSLPPPPPPPSSLAHTSQQLPGDAFAIVTRAQQMVEILSEENTSLRQEMQSYCEKASKLQRFEKEIQKISEAYESLVKSSSRRESLDKAMKNKLEGEIRRLHDFNRDLRDRLETANRQLASRDLEESEDCRTEGLYLSQNREGVKERDKLEMEVAALRSANEDQRRHIEILEQALNNAQGKVVKLEEELRKKQVYVEKVEKLQQALSQLQAACEKREQLEKRLRTRLERELESLRTQQRQGGAQAVPPSEYNAPALMELLREKEERILALEADMTKWEQKYLEESAMRHFAMDAAATAAAQRDTTIINHSRNGSYSDSSLEARIWQEEEEILQANRRCQDMEHRIKNLHAQIIEKDAMIKVLQQRSRKEPGKTDAVLLRPARSVPSISVATGLHLRQSSQTSSQIPEERREDRGWKGSAGLLLGKENMEHLLPSLQLVPAPSSLPSTPLLSGHIKTGSKDSSTQTDKSPELLRAAPISGRTRLGTTPGSSPILRHTLTKGGSEKMESSSAPVKSPDNRLLTGRNGSNPGYRQELLDTDVVEILI; this is encoded by the exons ATGGATCCTGGTGACAACTGGATCCCTGAGGACGTGGCCCGGTGGTTGGCTCATATTGGAATCCACCATTGCTCCAGCAGTCTCAGAG ATAATGAAATGGAACATCTGGGGAATCAGTTTGCCGTGGATCAGATAG GTTCTCCTGGCTATCACAGTCTGCACAGTCCTCTTGGCATCCTGGATGACTTTGTCTATTGCTATCCTGAGCGCACCACATATACAAACAACCATGAACCCTCCTCTTTAACAGCAGAGTTCCTCACCAGAGGAGAGAGGGAATCag GTGAGGAGCCCCATTTCAGCCTCTGTCCTGCGCCAAGCTCCCTCAGTCCCCCAGAGTGTGAGATGAGAGGTTCTGAGGACGTGGCCTCTGGTACAGTATTGCAGCGCCTGATGCAAGAGCACCTATGGTATGGTGGCCATCAGAGCGACAACGTGAGCCTGCTGGCCatgcagcagcagcaaccgcCACTGCAGCTGCCGTCGCAAGCCCAACCTCCACAGCAGCCGCAGCAGCAACATCAGCACCAAGCCACAGGAAGCACCAGCCTCTCCCCGAGCAACGTCACCAGTACCTTTTCTTCCACCGAGAACCTCCTCCAAGAAGACCCACAAATGGTCCACCAGTCAGCACGGCAGGAACCCCAGGGGCAAGAGCATCAGGTGGATAACACTTCCATGGAGAAACAGGGGACCCGGCCCCTTCAGCCGCAGCAGAACAACGAGGAGCTGCCCACCTACGAGGAAGCGAAGGCCCAGTCACAGTTCTTCCGTGGCCAGCCCCAGCAGAGCTCCATCGGCTCGGGCTACTACGTGCCCTCTGGAGCAGCTCCCACCTCCAGCGCTGCTGCCACCCAGAAAGCCAGGACGGAAGGGAGGGCGACTGTGAACCGGTCCGGCACGGGGCAACCCCACAACGATGAAGCCCTAAAGTTGCTGAAGGAGGGCCACGTGCGCTCTCTCAGCGAACGGATCATGCAGATGTCCCTGGAGAGGAACGGGGCCAAGCAGCACCAGCAGGGATCTGGGAGCAGCAGCCTGCCGTCCCAGAGCACAGCCAGCAAAGGGTTCAAGAGTGGAGGAGGGGTATCGGCTCCTTCTTCTTCCCAGCCGCCTTCGGGAAAGGGAGGGGACCCCAGAGGCCCCCCTCCCGAGTACCCCTACAAAACAAAGCAGGCCCTGTCCCCCACGAGCAAGCCTCTTGACACTGGGCACTTCTTCAGCGACCAGCATTCAGGAGCAATGCTGGACTTGCCCAAAATGTATCCTGCACCTCAGTCGATGAAGACGGAGGTCACCTTCGTAAGATACCAACCACCTCCGGAGTATTGCACAAG ACAGTTCCAGCCCTCGCTCGGCAGCCCGGCCTCACAACAGCACAGCCCCATGTCCTCGCAGGCCTCTTCGCAGTCGGGGTccctgcctcctcctcctccaccgcCATCGTCGCTCGCCCACACCAGCCAGCAGCTCCCGGGAGATGCCTTTGCCATTGTGACCCGTGCCCAGCAGATGGTGGAGATCTTGTCTGAGGAGAACACGTCGTTGCGCCAGGAGATGCAGAGCTACTGTGAGAAAGCCTCCAAGCTGCAGCGG TTTGAGAAGGAGATCCAGAAGATCTCAGAGGCCTATGAAAGCCTGGTGAAAAGCTCCTCCAGGAGAGAATCGCTGGACAAGGCCATGAAGAACAAATTGGAGGGAGAGATCCGCAGACTGCATGACTTCAACAGGGATCTGAGAG ATCGCCTAGAAACTGCCAACAGGCAGCTGGCCAGCAGGGACCTGGAGGAGAGTGAAGATTGCAGGACAGAAGGTCTTTATCTCTCACAGA ACAGGGAAGGCGTGAAGGAGAGGGACAAGCTGGAGATGGAGGTGGCGGCCTTGCGTTCAGCCAATGAGGACCAGCGGCGGCACATCGAGATCCTGGAGCAGGCCCTGAACAACGCGCAGGGCAAAGTAGTCaagctggaggaggag CTGCGGAAGAAGCAGGTGTACGTGGAGAAGGTGGAGAAGCTGCAGCAGGCCCTGTCTCAGCTGCAGGCGGCCTGCGAGAAACGGGAGCAGCTGGAGAAGAGGCTGCGCACGCGGCTGGAGAGGGAACTGGAGTCGCTGCGCACGCAACAG AGGCAGGGAGGAGCCCAGGCCGTCCCCCCCTCAGAATACAATGCCCCCGCGCTCATGGAGCTGCTTCGGGAGAAGGAGGAGCGAATCCTGGCGCTGGAGGCCGACATGACCAAGTGGGAGCAGAAGTACCTGGAGGAGAGCGCCATGCGGCACTTCGCCATGGACGCCGCAGCCACCGCCGCGGCACAGAG GGACACGACGATAATAAACCACTCCCGCAACGGCAGTTACAGCGACAGCTCCCTGGAAGCGCGGATCTggcaggaagaggaggagatTCTTCAGGCCAACCGGAGATGCCAAGATATGGAGCACAG GATAAAGAACCTCCATGCCCAGATCATCGAGAAGGATGCCATGATCAAGGTGCTGCAGCAACGCTCCAGGAAGGAGCCTGGGAAGACTGACGCTGTACTGTTGCGCCCCGCCCGTTCTGTTCCATCCATCTCCGTGGCAACTGGCCTGCATCTGCGCCAGAGCTCTCAGACCAGCAGCCAGATCCCTGAGGAGAGGAGGGAAGACAGAGGCTGGAAAGGCAGTGCAG GTCTCCTCCTAGGGAAAGAGAACATGGAGCACCTCCTGCCCTCCCTCCAACTTGTCCCTGCTCCCTCCTCCCTGCCCTCCACCCCTCTGCTCTCGGGCCACATCAAGACAGGCAGCAAGGACAGCAGCACCCAGACAGACAAGAGCCCTGAGCTGCTGAGAGCTGCCCCCATATCTGGCAGGACCAGGCTGGGAACCACCCCTGGCAGCAGCCCCATTCTGCGGCACACCCTCACTAAAGGGGGCTCAGAGAAGATGG AGAGCTCCTCAGCTCCAGTGAAATCCCCAGATAACAGACTCCTGACGGGCAGAAACGGCAGCAACCCTGGATACAGACAGGAGCTCCTGGATACTGATGTGGTGGAAATACTCATCTAG
- the LOC102689856 gene encoding angiomotin-like protein 1 isoform X2 — translation MRGSEDVASGTVLQRLMQEHLWYGGHQSDNVSLLAMQQQQPPLQLPSQAQPPQQPQQQHQHQATGSTSLSPSNVTSTFSSTENLLQEDPQMVHQSARQEPQGQEHQVDNTSMEKQGTRPLQPQQNNEELPTYEEAKAQSQFFRGQPQQSSIGSGYYVPSGAAPTSSAAATQKARTEGRATVNRSGTGQPHNDEALKLLKEGHVRSLSERIMQMSLERNGAKQHQQGSGSSSLPSQSTASKGFKSGGGVSAPSSSQPPSGKGGDPRGPPPEYPYKTKQALSPTSKPLDTGHFFSDQHSGAMLDLPKMYPAPQSMKTEVTFVRYQPPPEYCTRQFQPSLGSPASQQHSPMSSQASSQSGSLPPPPPPPSSLAHTSQQLPGDAFAIVTRAQQMVEILSEENTSLRQEMQSYCEKASKLQRFEKEIQKISEAYESLVKSSSRRESLDKAMKNKLEGEIRRLHDFNRDLRDRLETANRQLASRDLEESEDCRTEGLYLSQNREGVKERDKLEMEVAALRSANEDQRRHIEILEQALNNAQGKVVKLEEELRKKQVYVEKVEKLQQALSQLQAACEKREQLEKRLRTRLERELESLRTQQRQGGAQAVPPSEYNAPALMELLREKEERILALEADMTKWEQKYLEESAMRHFAMDAAATAAAQRDTTIINHSRNGSYSDSSLEARIWQEEEEILQANRRCQDMEHRIKNLHAQIIEKDAMIKVLQQRSRKEPGKTDAVLLRPARSVPSISVATGLHLRQSSQTSSQIPEERREDRGWKGSAGLLLGKENMEHLLPSLQLVPAPSSLPSTPLLSGHIKTGSKDSSTQTDKSPELLRAAPISGRTRLGTTPGSSPILRHTLTKGGSEKMESSSAPVKSPDNRLLTGRNGSNPGYRQELLDTDVVEILI, via the exons ATGAGAGGTTCTGAGGACGTGGCCTCTGGTACAGTATTGCAGCGCCTGATGCAAGAGCACCTATGGTATGGTGGCCATCAGAGCGACAACGTGAGCCTGCTGGCCatgcagcagcagcaaccgcCACTGCAGCTGCCGTCGCAAGCCCAACCTCCACAGCAGCCGCAGCAGCAACATCAGCACCAAGCCACAGGAAGCACCAGCCTCTCCCCGAGCAACGTCACCAGTACCTTTTCTTCCACCGAGAACCTCCTCCAAGAAGACCCACAAATGGTCCACCAGTCAGCACGGCAGGAACCCCAGGGGCAAGAGCATCAGGTGGATAACACTTCCATGGAGAAACAGGGGACCCGGCCCCTTCAGCCGCAGCAGAACAACGAGGAGCTGCCCACCTACGAGGAAGCGAAGGCCCAGTCACAGTTCTTCCGTGGCCAGCCCCAGCAGAGCTCCATCGGCTCGGGCTACTACGTGCCCTCTGGAGCAGCTCCCACCTCCAGCGCTGCTGCCACCCAGAAAGCCAGGACGGAAGGGAGGGCGACTGTGAACCGGTCCGGCACGGGGCAACCCCACAACGATGAAGCCCTAAAGTTGCTGAAGGAGGGCCACGTGCGCTCTCTCAGCGAACGGATCATGCAGATGTCCCTGGAGAGGAACGGGGCCAAGCAGCACCAGCAGGGATCTGGGAGCAGCAGCCTGCCGTCCCAGAGCACAGCCAGCAAAGGGTTCAAGAGTGGAGGAGGGGTATCGGCTCCTTCTTCTTCCCAGCCGCCTTCGGGAAAGGGAGGGGACCCCAGAGGCCCCCCTCCCGAGTACCCCTACAAAACAAAGCAGGCCCTGTCCCCCACGAGCAAGCCTCTTGACACTGGGCACTTCTTCAGCGACCAGCATTCAGGAGCAATGCTGGACTTGCCCAAAATGTATCCTGCACCTCAGTCGATGAAGACGGAGGTCACCTTCGTAAGATACCAACCACCTCCGGAGTATTGCACAAG ACAGTTCCAGCCCTCGCTCGGCAGCCCGGCCTCACAACAGCACAGCCCCATGTCCTCGCAGGCCTCTTCGCAGTCGGGGTccctgcctcctcctcctccaccgcCATCGTCGCTCGCCCACACCAGCCAGCAGCTCCCGGGAGATGCCTTTGCCATTGTGACCCGTGCCCAGCAGATGGTGGAGATCTTGTCTGAGGAGAACACGTCGTTGCGCCAGGAGATGCAGAGCTACTGTGAGAAAGCCTCCAAGCTGCAGCGG TTTGAGAAGGAGATCCAGAAGATCTCAGAGGCCTATGAAAGCCTGGTGAAAAGCTCCTCCAGGAGAGAATCGCTGGACAAGGCCATGAAGAACAAATTGGAGGGAGAGATCCGCAGACTGCATGACTTCAACAGGGATCTGAGAG ATCGCCTAGAAACTGCCAACAGGCAGCTGGCCAGCAGGGACCTGGAGGAGAGTGAAGATTGCAGGACAGAAGGTCTTTATCTCTCACAGA ACAGGGAAGGCGTGAAGGAGAGGGACAAGCTGGAGATGGAGGTGGCGGCCTTGCGTTCAGCCAATGAGGACCAGCGGCGGCACATCGAGATCCTGGAGCAGGCCCTGAACAACGCGCAGGGCAAAGTAGTCaagctggaggaggag CTGCGGAAGAAGCAGGTGTACGTGGAGAAGGTGGAGAAGCTGCAGCAGGCCCTGTCTCAGCTGCAGGCGGCCTGCGAGAAACGGGAGCAGCTGGAGAAGAGGCTGCGCACGCGGCTGGAGAGGGAACTGGAGTCGCTGCGCACGCAACAG AGGCAGGGAGGAGCCCAGGCCGTCCCCCCCTCAGAATACAATGCCCCCGCGCTCATGGAGCTGCTTCGGGAGAAGGAGGAGCGAATCCTGGCGCTGGAGGCCGACATGACCAAGTGGGAGCAGAAGTACCTGGAGGAGAGCGCCATGCGGCACTTCGCCATGGACGCCGCAGCCACCGCCGCGGCACAGAG GGACACGACGATAATAAACCACTCCCGCAACGGCAGTTACAGCGACAGCTCCCTGGAAGCGCGGATCTggcaggaagaggaggagatTCTTCAGGCCAACCGGAGATGCCAAGATATGGAGCACAG GATAAAGAACCTCCATGCCCAGATCATCGAGAAGGATGCCATGATCAAGGTGCTGCAGCAACGCTCCAGGAAGGAGCCTGGGAAGACTGACGCTGTACTGTTGCGCCCCGCCCGTTCTGTTCCATCCATCTCCGTGGCAACTGGCCTGCATCTGCGCCAGAGCTCTCAGACCAGCAGCCAGATCCCTGAGGAGAGGAGGGAAGACAGAGGCTGGAAAGGCAGTGCAG GTCTCCTCCTAGGGAAAGAGAACATGGAGCACCTCCTGCCCTCCCTCCAACTTGTCCCTGCTCCCTCCTCCCTGCCCTCCACCCCTCTGCTCTCGGGCCACATCAAGACAGGCAGCAAGGACAGCAGCACCCAGACAGACAAGAGCCCTGAGCTGCTGAGAGCTGCCCCCATATCTGGCAGGACCAGGCTGGGAACCACCCCTGGCAGCAGCCCCATTCTGCGGCACACCCTCACTAAAGGGGGCTCAGAGAAGATGG AGAGCTCCTCAGCTCCAGTGAAATCCCCAGATAACAGACTCCTGACGGGCAGAAACGGCAGCAACCCTGGATACAGACAGGAGCTCCTGGATACTGATGTGGTGGAAATACTCATCTAG
- the cwc15 gene encoding protein CWC15 homolog, producing MTTAARPTFEPARGGRGKGEGDLSALSKQYSSRDLPSHTKIKYRQPTQDAPEEVRARDFRRELEERERVVVREKTRDRPAREHTTSSSSSSKRPRLDQIPAANLDADDPLTDDEEEDEDSEEDSDDDTAALLAELDKIKKERAEEQERKEREQKAEEERIRMENILSGNPLLNLAGQQQVAQIQNSFSVKRRWDDDVVFKNCAKGVDDSKKEKRFVNDTLRSEFHKKFMEKYIK from the exons ATGACTACAGCTGCCAGGCCTACCTTTGAGCCCGCGAGAGGAGGGAGAGGCAAAGGAGAAGGAGACCTCAGTGCTCTGTCCAAACAGTACTCCAGCAGGGATTTACCTTCTCACACCAAAATCAAATACAG GCAGCCCACCCAGGATGCCCCCGAGGAGGTGCGTGCCCGGGACTTCcgcagggagctggaggagagggagCGAGTGGTGGTCAGGGAGAAGACCAGGGACAGGCCAGCCAGAG AGCACACCacatcctcctcctcttcttccaAGAGGCCACGGTTAGACCAGATCCCAGCAGCCAACCTGGATGCTGATGATCCTCTCACGGAT GATGAGGAGGAGGATGAGGACTCTGAAGAGGACAGTGATGACGACACAGCTGCCCTGCTGGCTGAACTGGACAAGATCAAAAAGGAGCGCGCAGAGGAACAGGAACGCAAG GAGCGGGAGCAGAAAGCAGAGGAAGAGAGGATCCGGATGGAGAACATCTTGAGTGGAAACCCCCTCCTCAACTTGGCAGGACAGCAGCAAGTGGCACAGATCCAGAACTCCTTCAGTGTCAAGAGGAG GTGGGATGATGATGTAGTGTTTAAGAACTGTGCCAAAGGAGTTGATGACTCAAAGAAAGAGAAGCGGTTTGTGAATGACACCTTGCGATCTGAATTTCACAAGAAGTTTATGGAGAAATATATCAAATAG